The genome window TGAAATGATTAAATTTGGACAGATTGTTTATGTGTGaatgaaatgatgaaattttGGACAAATTGTTTATGTGTGaatgaaatgatgaaatttGGACAAATTGTTTATGTGTAAACAGATTTGAACAGGTTGAACAGATTTTTGAATAGATTAAACAGATTTTATGTGTGAACAAGTTGAacagatttttttataaagtttatgCATGAAACTTGAAcagattttgttgttgttttttgaaCAGAttgaatagaattttttttatgaagtttaTACGTGAAATTTGAACAGATATTTTTATGAAGTTTATGTGTGAAATTTGAATAGATTTATGAAGTTTATGaaatttggacttttttttggaataggCTGATGTGTTGAACAAGTTTGTGTGAACTGTAAATAGTTTGTCAAGTAAGCATTTTGCTTGAAATCTTAAACGTATTGTGTATTGGGCTTGAAagcctaatttttttaattaaaaaaaaatttaatgtttcaAACCGACCAAACCGATTAAACTGACCGCAAGAAACCACATCGCTATAGGTCGGGAAACCGACCCTAAGCGGTATgcatcaattttaattatgagaAAATCGACCTCTATCGGTTTGGTGataaatttgggaaaaaattgAGCCAACTGAACTACGCACACCCATAATTTCATCCACTTTTGATAGAGATGTTTTTGTTAAGTGTCCCAATAGGACAttgttttagcatttttcaatttcttttaaaaaaaagaaaccaaaatgaTGCAGTATTAAAGTCTAAAATTTGACTAGAAGACCATATTGAATAAAagcaaaagttaaataataaaaaatactaaattaaaGTGGTAGAATTAGAACTACTGCGCATCTTTGACACGATGGTTACTTCATAAGTATAAGTAATAGTACTTGTGGAGTGTAGGGGCAATAGTTAGGGTTCAAATTCCAaaagggagcttcacacatatatacacttaaattagattattctaaagtaaaattataatttgtataaaacaaaaataaaaaaaattcgcAGAATTAGACAAAAAGACTACATTAAATAAAAGTgaaagtcaaataaaaaaaattactaaattgaattttgtgcaaatttaatagttaaaaaaaaaaaaaaaaaaaaaccaattgagTGAGGGCCTGAATTTTGTCCCTGTAGCCTTTCCCaggtgaaaaaagaaaaagagcgaAACAGTATCTGGGCCTTAGGTTTGGGCCCATGCGTATCAATGTTGCGAGTTATCATGGGTTTGGTTCCTATCTGTAAAATCTACCCGTTTGGTACGTGTGTTTTCTTCTAGAGTTTTGGAAATATGgcaaaaagaaaactcaattCTAGAGAAGCAAACAcagtattttgaattttcaaacccTATGAAGTAATTTTAGCTTTAGTTACCTTAGCTAAGCCATGCACTAATGCTTCATTCAGAGTtcgttgttgctgttgttgttctTTGTTTTATACTCATACTCATACTCATAGCAAATGAATCAAAGTAGTCACTTTGATTGTGTGCTTGCATTGCAGTCTGAGGATTTGGCATTGAAGCATCAATTGGAGTTGTATGTGGAAAGGATTCAGAATTATTGCCCTGTGGTACAGAGGAATGCGCTTCAGAGCTTGGGGTAACCATAACTAATATCCCTATTTACTTCACTCATTCACTAATTTGCAATCAGATAGTCATGAACTtatttagggttagggtttaaAGTTAGGGACTGTGTTGGATGAAAACTTTTTGGGGATTATAGATTAACTttgaaaacatttaaaattttgttattgtaGGCACGAAATTCGAACTCATAGCAAATGAATCAAAGTAAATTTTGATATTTACTTCACTCATCCACTAAAACTTTGATATTTTAGTTTTAGTATATTCTCTTTGGCGTTTCCTTCCTTCGATGTCCTTTTTTCTgacaattattttgtttttcggGTCAATTCTTTTAGGagagtttaaaatataaattgctGGGTTCAAAGATGATATTGGTTCATGGGGTCATGAATATGTGAGGTGAGCATCAtctgattaaaaaaattgtggtcAGCATTGGGGTTTTAGTTGAAATATAGTTAGATATTGTCCATTTTTTTGTATGGTTaggttttaaatattttttttttgttagtagtGATTTAAGTTCAATCTGTATAAATGAATGTTATCCTCACTAGTGAATGTGTTGTTTGTAATCAGGAACTTAGCTGGAGAAATTCCACAAGAGTATGTTGAGCGAATGGTTAGAAATCAATCTTATTAATGCTATGAAATTCATAAATCTTCTATTTGAATTAGTGAACAAAGGCTCTCTATGCATTTGCATTTACATCTTAAagcattaaaatttgatttcgcATGTCTTGAAGAACATATTAAAGTGAAGCTTTGTATTATGATATCGTATACTACAATATGCATACTTCCATGAATTTGATGGTAATTATGGGGCATGGTTTTGTAGCAGGGTTAATGTATTATATACATGCATACATGTGTACGCTCACATGTACAATATATTAGTAGTGGAATATGCTCCTTCAGAAAAAAGCAGTGGAACATGCATGGATAAAGATTTTCCCAGAATCTGTGTCCTTTGGTGTTCCATATCTGTTAGTTTGGAACTTAttcttttaatctttgttgttcCATCAATAAAAGATTTTGTCAAGAATTTGTTGTTCTTTGGTGTCCCATATCTGATTCTaaactttagttatttttgaTTTCGTTGCATTTACCATAACAGagtgaagatgaagaaattGATGATCTTATGAAGCTTGTTGAACAAGTAGTTGCTTTTCACATGAAGGTATGATTCAGGAACATGTTACAATATGACTATAGGTGAtagggttttattattattgttattattatgtttaatttttaaatcagTTTGTTTCTAATCAATTTTTATTGCACTGCAGCACAATACTGAACATGAAGCTGTTGATCTCTTAATGTAGGTAATGAGAAGTATTTGCTCATAGA of Quercus lobata isolate SW786 chromosome 8, ValleyOak3.0 Primary Assembly, whole genome shotgun sequence contains these proteins:
- the LOC115954872 gene encoding 26S proteasome non-ATPase regulatory subunit 2 homolog A-like isoform X2, whose translation is MNQSSHFDCVLALQSEDLALKHQLELYVERIQNYCPVVQRNALQSLGNLAGEIPQEYVERMSEDEEIDDLMKLVEQVVAFHMKHNTEHEAVDLLM
- the LOC115954872 gene encoding uncharacterized protein LOC115954872 isoform X1, yielding MNQSSHFDCVLALQSEDLALKHQLELYVERIQNYCPVVQRNALQSLGNLAGEIPQEYVERMSEDEEIDDLMKLVEQVVAFHMKHNTEHEAVDLLMLKTSIL